A stretch of Mustela nigripes isolate SB6536 chromosome 6, MUSNIG.SB6536, whole genome shotgun sequence DNA encodes these proteins:
- the LOC132020860 gene encoding developmental pluripotency-associated 5 protein-like, whose translation MGMLPERKDIPPWVEGSEDLKDPEVLQVQTQPLEALLGSAGSQILYSKRVSKVTLELKVLEPLDFTEVVIYGCYLCKRRAGWVLRSVAQWHRQRQE comes from the coding sequence ATGGGGATGCTACCGGAACGAAAAGATATTCCACCGTGGGTAGAAGGCTCGGAAGACTTAAAAGATCCCGAGGTGTTGCAGGTCCAGACGCAGCCCTTGGAGGCTCTGCTTGGCTCAGCAGGATCTCAAATCCTGTACAGCAAGCGAGTGAGCAAAGTCACACTCGAGCTAAAGGTTCTGGAACCCTTGGACTTCACGGAGGTCGTGATTTATGGCTGTTACTTATGCAAGCGCAGGGCCGGGTGGGTGCTCCGGTCCGTGGCCCAATGGCACCGCCAGCGACAGGAATGA